From the Osmerus eperlanus chromosome 19, fOsmEpe2.1, whole genome shotgun sequence genome, one window contains:
- the rab6a gene encoding ras-related protein Rab-6A isoform X1, which yields MSAAGDFGNPLRKFKLVFLGEQSVGKTSLITRFMYDSFDNTYQATIGIDFLSKTMYLEDRTIRLQLWDTAGQERFRSLIPSYIRDSAAAVVVYDITNVNSFQQTTKWIDDVRTERGSDVIIMLVGNKTDLADKRQVSIEEGERKAKELNVMFIETSAKAGYNVKQLFRRVAAALPGMESTQDKSREDMIDIKLEKPPEQPASEGGCAC from the exons ATGTCGGCAGCCGGAGACTTCGGAAACCCGCTAAGGAAATTTAAATTGGTGTTTCTCGGCGAACAGAGCG TGGGGAAGACTTCACTGATCACCCGGTTCATGTACGACAGCTTTGACAACACTTATCAG GCAACAATAGGAATAGACTTCTTGTCAAAAACGATGTACCTTGAAGACAGAACA ATCAGGTTGCAGCTGTGGGATACGGCTGGGCAGGAGCGCTTCCGTAGCCTCATCCCCAGCTACATCCGCGACTCAGCAGCTGCTGTCGTAGTATACGACATCACAA ACGTCAACTCCTTCCAGCAAACCACAAAATGGATCGACGATGTCAGGACGGAGAGGGGAAGTGACGTCATCATCATGTTGGTGGGCAACAAGACGGACCTTGCAGACAAAAG GCAAGTATCTATTgaagagggtgagaggaaaGCCAAAgagctaaatgtaatgtttattgAGACCAGCGCTAAAGCTGGCTACAACGTGAAGCAG ctgtTCAGACGTGTGGCGGCCGCCCTCCCTGGCATGGAGAGCACACAGGACAAGAGCAGAGAAGACA tgaTTGACATAAAGCTGGAGAAGCCTCCGGAACAGCCCGCCAGTGAAGGGGGGTGCGCCTGCtaa
- the rab6a gene encoding ras-related protein Rab-6A isoform X4, with the protein MSAAGDFGNPLRKFKLVFLGEQSVGKTSLITRFMYDSFDNTYQATIGIDFLSKTMYLEDRTVRLQLWDTAGQERFRSLIPSYIRDSTVAVVVYDITNVNSFQQTTKWIDDVRTERGSDVIIMLVGNKTDLADKRQITTEEGEQRAKELNVLFIETSAKTGYNVKQLFRRVAAALPGMESTQDKSREDMIDIKLEKPPEQPASEGGCAC; encoded by the exons ATGTCGGCAGCCGGAGACTTCGGAAACCCGCTAAGGAAATTTAAATTGGTGTTTCTCGGCGAACAGAGCG TGGGGAAGACTTCACTGATCACCCGGTTCATGTACGACAGCTTTGACAACACTTATCAG GCAACAATAGGAATAGACTTCTTGTCAAAAACGATGTACCTTGAAGACAGAACA GTGAGGCTCCAGTTGTGGGACACAGCGGGCCAGGAGAGGTTCCGGAGTCTGATCCCTAGCTACATACGCGACTCCACCGTGGCCGTGGTAGTCTATGACATCACAA ACGTCAACTCCTTCCAGCAAACCACAAAATGGATCGACGATGTCAGGACGGAGAGGGGAAGTGACGTCATCATCATGTTGGTGGGCAACAAGACGGACCTTGCAGACAAAAG ACAGATAACCACAGAGGAAGGGGAACAGAGAGCCAAAGAGCTGAATGTTCTATTTATTGAAACAAGTGCAAAGACAGGCTACAATGTCAAACAG ctgtTCAGACGTGTGGCGGCCGCCCTCCCTGGCATGGAGAGCACACAGGACAAGAGCAGAGAAGACA tgaTTGACATAAAGCTGGAGAAGCCTCCGGAACAGCCCGCCAGTGAAGGGGGGTGCGCCTGCtaa
- the rab6a gene encoding ras-related protein Rab-6A isoform X2 produces MSAAGDFGNPLRKFKLVFLGEQSVGKTSLITRFMYDSFDNTYQATIGIDFLSKTMYLEDRTIRLQLWDTAGQERFRSLIPSYIRDSAAAVVVYDITNVNSFQQTTKWIDDVRTERGSDVIIMLVGNKTDLADKRQITTEEGEQRAKELNVLFIETSAKTGYNVKQLFRRVAAALPGMESTQDKSREDMIDIKLEKPPEQPASEGGCAC; encoded by the exons ATGTCGGCAGCCGGAGACTTCGGAAACCCGCTAAGGAAATTTAAATTGGTGTTTCTCGGCGAACAGAGCG TGGGGAAGACTTCACTGATCACCCGGTTCATGTACGACAGCTTTGACAACACTTATCAG GCAACAATAGGAATAGACTTCTTGTCAAAAACGATGTACCTTGAAGACAGAACA ATCAGGTTGCAGCTGTGGGATACGGCTGGGCAGGAGCGCTTCCGTAGCCTCATCCCCAGCTACATCCGCGACTCAGCAGCTGCTGTCGTAGTATACGACATCACAA ACGTCAACTCCTTCCAGCAAACCACAAAATGGATCGACGATGTCAGGACGGAGAGGGGAAGTGACGTCATCATCATGTTGGTGGGCAACAAGACGGACCTTGCAGACAAAAG ACAGATAACCACAGAGGAAGGGGAACAGAGAGCCAAAGAGCTGAATGTTCTATTTATTGAAACAAGTGCAAAGACAGGCTACAATGTCAAACAG ctgtTCAGACGTGTGGCGGCCGCCCTCCCTGGCATGGAGAGCACACAGGACAAGAGCAGAGAAGACA tgaTTGACATAAAGCTGGAGAAGCCTCCGGAACAGCCCGCCAGTGAAGGGGGGTGCGCCTGCtaa
- the rab6a gene encoding ras-related protein Rab-6A isoform X3: protein MSAAGDFGNPLRKFKLVFLGEQSVGKTSLITRFMYDSFDNTYQATIGIDFLSKTMYLEDRTVRLQLWDTAGQERFRSLIPSYIRDSTVAVVVYDITNVNSFQQTTKWIDDVRTERGSDVIIMLVGNKTDLADKRQVSIEEGERKAKELNVMFIETSAKAGYNVKQLFRRVAAALPGMESTQDKSREDMIDIKLEKPPEQPASEGGCAC from the exons ATGTCGGCAGCCGGAGACTTCGGAAACCCGCTAAGGAAATTTAAATTGGTGTTTCTCGGCGAACAGAGCG TGGGGAAGACTTCACTGATCACCCGGTTCATGTACGACAGCTTTGACAACACTTATCAG GCAACAATAGGAATAGACTTCTTGTCAAAAACGATGTACCTTGAAGACAGAACA GTGAGGCTCCAGTTGTGGGACACAGCGGGCCAGGAGAGGTTCCGGAGTCTGATCCCTAGCTACATACGCGACTCCACCGTGGCCGTGGTAGTCTATGACATCACAA ACGTCAACTCCTTCCAGCAAACCACAAAATGGATCGACGATGTCAGGACGGAGAGGGGAAGTGACGTCATCATCATGTTGGTGGGCAACAAGACGGACCTTGCAGACAAAAG GCAAGTATCTATTgaagagggtgagaggaaaGCCAAAgagctaaatgtaatgtttattgAGACCAGCGCTAAAGCTGGCTACAACGTGAAGCAG ctgtTCAGACGTGTGGCGGCCGCCCTCCCTGGCATGGAGAGCACACAGGACAAGAGCAGAGAAGACA tgaTTGACATAAAGCTGGAGAAGCCTCCGGAACAGCCCGCCAGTGAAGGGGGGTGCGCCTGCtaa